Part of the Solwaraspora sp. WMMA2065 genome is shown below.
CCTGGGTGCACGCTCAGATGCCCCGGACCGGTACGGCGCTCCGGAGTGATCCGCATCTTCGCCACCATGCTGCCGCCGGGCTGGCTTGAGCCGCGCGACAACACCCAGGTGGCCAGACCCGGCTCCTGGTGCTTCATCGGCCGGATGATCACGTCGGCATCGTCGACCGGCTCGACGAGCTGGTCGATCGTGGTGTCCAGGGCCCGGGCCAGGGCGACGAGCTGGTCGAGGTCGATCCGCCGGTGGCCGGTCTCGATGCGGCTCAGCGTGGACGGGCTCAGGTGGCAGCGTGCGGCGAGGGAGTCGAGACTCCAGCCGCGCGCCTGCCGCAGGCCACGGATGCGCTGCCGGACCACGTCGGAAAGCTCGACCCCTGACACGCCCACCATGCTAGGTGCCCCCGCTGCCGGGCCTCGCTGTTGTACGGCACCTTCTTGCGGAAACCGCATGAACTCTTCCGATTGCCGAAAGGCTCACTACCGTCGAAGCATGACCAACGAGACCCACGCGGGCCATCCCGCGTTCAGTGCCGACTGGTGGGAGCAGCACTATCAGGCGCACCCGGCGGGACACGTCTCGCCAGGACCACAGCTGGTCGCCGAGGTTGCGGACCTGCCCCCCGGTACGGCGCTCGACGCGGGCTGCGGCACCGGCGCCGACGCGATCTGGCTCGCCGGCCGGGGCTGGCAGGTGACCGCCGTCGACGCCTCGTCGACAGCGGTCGGCCGCGCCCAGAAGCTTGCCGCGCAGCAGGAACCGGGCGTCGCGCAGCGGATCACCTGGCTCACCACCGACCTGACCAGCTGGGAGCCGTCGCAACGCTACGACCTGGTGACCAGCCAGTACGTCCACCCCGACCTGCCGTTCGACCAGTTCGTGGCACGGCTGGCCGCCGCCGTCGCCCCCGGCGGGACGCTGCTGGTCGTCGGCCACGACCACGCCGACACCCACTCGGCTGCCCACGCCCCACAGGCCGCGTCGATCGGTCTGGACGCCGTCGTCGGCTCTCTACCCGAAGCGCAGTGGAAGGTGGTTGTGGCGGAGTCCCGTACCCGCGAGGTGCACCACGAATCGCAGCAGCTGATCATCCACGACTTCGTCGTCCGGGCCCACCGCACGCCGTCGCCCTGAGAAACCGCGCTGGCTGCTGCCTCGATGCCGTCTGCCGGGCTGGCCGTGATCGGCCAGCCCGGCAGACGTCTGTCAGCAGTCGGCTGTTGCGTGCAGGTCGCCGGGCCGGCCGGCGCGTCAGCTCCCGCCGTCGGCGTAGGGCAACTCCACGTACGCCGTCCAGTAGCAGAGGTCGGCCCGGTGCTCGACCAGCGTGACCGGCTTGCCGCAGTGCTCGGAGATCAGCGTCGCCGCCTGATCGAGGTCGACCACGTCCGCCTCCCAGTGGTGGTCCAGGTAGAGCTTGAGCCCCGGGTTCTCCCGGCCGAGATCCAGGACCTCCGCCTCCTCCGGCGGCAGCAGGATCACCGTGTAGCGGGCAGCCGTGTGCTCCGCCTCGCTGAGCTGCTCGGGCAGGTCCGGGCCAGGCCGGAAGTGGTCGATCACCGACGGAATCGGCCCCGGGCTGTCCGCCGGGTCGTACGCCCGCACCTTCACCAACATCACTGGCTCACCTCACTCAAGCTGTATCTCTCGGGGAAGCAACGTTGCATACAACATGGCTACGGCGGTAGCCTCGTGTCAAGAGGTTGGGGACAGGAGGATTTCGATGACCAAGCCAACGCCGTCCACCATCGCCATCCGTGGCCTCGCTGGCGAACTACGGACCCTGCGGCAGGGCAGGAAGCTGAGCGTCCGTGGGGTGGCGGCGAGACTGGGCTGGCCGGCGTCGAAGTTGTCCAGGATGGAGACCGGTCGGCAGGGCAGCAAGTTGGAGGACGTCGCATCCCTGCTCGTCATCTATGGCGTCACTGGGGAGGAACGTCAGCGGCTGCTCGCCATGTCGGAGCGCTCCGAGCCCGGCTGGTGGGAGGTGCTGGGCGGTCTCCCGGTCGAGTCCCGGACGTTGATCCAGTTGGAGGCCGAGGCGTCGGCGATCGTCGACTTCGAGCCACTGCTTGTGCCGGGGCTGCTCCAGACCCCGGACTACACCAGGGCAGTCTTGCAAGGCTGCGGCGTTCCGGAGGCCGACGCGCAGACCAGAGTTACCGCTCGGCTTGGGCGCCAAGCCATTCTGGCGAGGTCCGAACCCCCGGCGCTGCATGCCATCCTGGACGAGTCGGCGCTGCGTCGGCCGCTCGGCGGTCCATGGGTGATGGGCCGGCAACTACGGCACCTTGTCGACGCCGCCGACCGCCCGAACGTCACCCTGCAGGTCGTGCCGTGGTCGGTTGGTGGCTACACGGGTCTGGACGGAGCATTCGCCATCTTGGACTTCCCCCGTAATCGGACGGTTGTGCACCTTGAGCACAAGATCTCCGGATTGTTCCTGGAGGAGCCCGAGCAGGTGAGCTTCTTTCGCGAGGAACTGGATAGGCTGCTCACGGTGGCGCTGAGCCCTGCCGAGTCGATCGACCTGGTGGCCCGGCTCGCGGGAGAACACGAGCGTGAGCGAGGCGAGGATGGACGCAGCCGAACTGCCTGACGGGACGTGGCGCAAGTCGAGTCGGAGCGGTTCAAACTCCAACTGCGTCGAGGTGGCTGGGCTTCCCGGGGTGGTTGGGTTCACTGACCAGGGTGTCTCTGGTGCGCTTGGCGTCGCGGTGCGGGACTCGAAGGATCCGTACGGCCCGGTGTTGTCCTTCTCCGGCGACTCCTGGACCGGCTTCGTGACCGCCCTTCGGCACGGCGGCCCCGCCTCAGCTTGACGTGCTCGTGTCGAGGTGAGGCTGACGCACCTCATTTCGCGTTTTGACGTGCGTCAGCCTCACCTCGACGGGCGCGATGTGGTCAGGTGGCGCGGTCGGCGATCGCGCGCCGTACCTTTTGGGTGACTTGTTCTTTCCGCCGGAGTACGTCGTCGGCTGTGAAGCGGAGCGCGATCCAGCCAGCTTCCCGCAGCGCGTTGAAGCGGTACACGTCCTTGCGGAACGCGGCCCGCTCCCGGTGATGGTCACCTTCGTACTCGATGGCGATCCGCCATTGCGGGTACGCCAGGTCGACCCGGGCGACGAACCGCCCCTTGCCCGCAGAAGGAGCCTTCACCCTGTACTGCGGAGTGGGTTTTGGCAGGCCGGCGTCGTGCAGCAGCAGGCGGAGCCGGCTCTCCATCGGTGATTCACTCAACGGTTCCGCGAGAGCAAGAAGATCCCTGACCTGTAGCAGGCCGCGCAGCCCGGAGCGGGTGTCGATGTATGCGGCAAGGCTGTTGCGTGTGACAAGGCGGCGTTGGAGGAACGCGTCGAGGGCACCGAGCGCAGCGGCACGCGGCAATGATCGGCCCAGATCGAACGCGGTACGGACTTCAGTGGTCAAGGGAAGCCCACTCAAGGAGGTGATGTCGTCCGGGGTGAGCGTCCGGGATGCGTACCTGATCCTGGGGTGCGGATCAGGCCGGGCGGTCTTCGGCAGCGCGACGTGCACCGGTACCACCGTCTGTCTCGGGCCGCGTAGCGGCAGAAGATCAATCCCCCAGAGAAAAGCCGCGCTGAGCTCGTGGATCGCCGCGCCGGGCGGCAGTCGTGCGGCGGCGGCTACACACCACATCCGGTGGTCCTCGGGTCGGTACGAACCTTCGTGCACGTAGACGTCGGGCAGGATGCGGCGCCAGTGCGGGCCGTTGAGCATCCGTCGGGTGATCAGGCCGGCGGCGATGGCGCGGCTGCCGGAGAACGGCTCGAAGCTCAACTCGCGGGGCACCGTGGCGGGGCGGGACATCGGACGAGCTTGCCGGGTCGTCGCCGTCGTTTTCTGCCCGGTACGCCGGTCCAGTCGCGCATCCGACGCAAGAAAACCACCGCAATAGAAACCATCGCCGGCTCCAGACGCACCCGCCGGGTACAGGAGCACTGCCGGCAGCGTGGCCTTCGTAGTTCAGCCGCGTGGGGCGTACATGATGACGGCGACGCCGATCAGGCAGATCGCCGCGCCGGTGATGTCCCAGCGGTCCGGCCGGAACCTGTCCACGACGACGCCCCAGACGAGTGAACCGGCGACGAAGACCCCACCGTAGGCGGCGAGGATCCGGCCGAAGTGCGGGTCCGGCTGCAAGGACGCCGCGAACCCGTACAGCCCGAGCGCCATCACCCCGGCGGCGATCCACAGCAGGCCGCGGTGCTCCCGCCAGCCCTGCCAGATCAGCCACGCCCCACCGATCTCGGCCAGCGCGGCGAGGACGAACAGGACCAGGGATCGCGTGACGGTCACGGCGCTGACCCTACCCAGACCTTCGCCGGCACCTGGGGGCGCCGCACCGCCGTCGTCCGCCGCATCGAGGTGAGGCTGACACACCTCAAATCGCGAAATGACGTGCGTCAGCCTCACCTCGACGGTGTGACCACTCCGCACTTTAAAGACTTGCGTGTGTACGGGAACGCTTTGAGTATCGTGTCCATGACGAGCAGTGACCTATGGGGCGAGCAGGCAGCGCAGGCGTACGACAAGGGCTCGGCCGAGATGTTCGCCCCACACGTACTTGCGCCGACGGTGAAGTTTCTGGCTCAACTGGCCGGCGCCGGTCCTGCGCTGGAGTTCGCGATCGGCACCGGTCGGGTGGCGATCCCGCTTTCCGCGAAGGGCATTCCGGTGAGCGGGATCGAGCTGTCGCAGCCGATGGTCGATCAGCTCCGCCGCAAGGTCCCACTGGCAGACGACCTGCCGGTCGTCGTCGGCGACATGGCGACGGCGACGGCTCCGGGGCGGTTCTCCCTGGTATACGTCGTGTACAACAGCATCGGCAACCTGCGTACGCAGGATGAGCAGGTGGAGTGCTTCCGCAACGCCGCCCGGCACCTCTCGCCGGGTGGGCGGTTCGTCGTCGAGCTGTGGGTGCCGGGTATCCGGCGGTTCCCACCGGGGCAGTCGGCGGTGCCGTTCGAGGTGACGGATCGGCATGTCGGCTTCGACACCTACGACATGGTCACTCAGCAGGGCACCTCGCACCACTACCGCCGGCGCGACGACGGCAGCGCCAGCTACGGTGCCAGCAACTTCCGCTACATCTGGCCGGCCGAGTGCGACCTGATGGCCCGGCTCGCCGGCCTGGAGCTGGAGCAGCGGGTAGCGGACTGGGACGGCTCGCCGTTCACCTCCGACAGCGAGAAACACGTCTCCGTCTGGCGCATGCCATCGACTGGCCCGGGGAGCGAGACCGATGAAAGATAGTGGGAACATCGTCGGTGAGGTGGCCGCTGACGCCGATTCCGATCGGCGTGCCGAGCTGCTGGAATCCCTTCGTGATCTACTCGACCGGCTCGACGTCGACCTCATCGAGCAGGACGAAGCCGACGACCACCAGACTCTCGCCGATGGCGGTCGGAATCCGGATGCGGACGGCGACGGTGAGCGGTTAGCGTCTGCAGACAACAGCGACGACGGAGCCGAGTAGCGGTTGCGCCCACCGGAGTGACAGAGAGCCGCCCACAGCTGAGAGGGCGGACTCCGGCCCAGCCGTGAAGACCCTCCTGAGCTGCGGGAAAGAACGGCCCGTCCGGGCTCAGTAGACTCCCGCCGACTCGCCCACGTCACGGGTAAGCGAAGGCC
Proteins encoded:
- a CDS encoding DUF397 domain-containing protein, translated to MDAAELPDGTWRKSSRSGSNSNCVEVAGLPGVVGFTDQGVSGALGVAVRDSKDPYGPVLSFSGDSWTGFVTALRHGGPASA
- a CDS encoding class I SAM-dependent methyltransferase — encoded protein: MTNETHAGHPAFSADWWEQHYQAHPAGHVSPGPQLVAEVADLPPGTALDAGCGTGADAIWLAGRGWQVTAVDASSTAVGRAQKLAAQQEPGVAQRITWLTTDLTSWEPSQRYDLVTSQYVHPDLPFDQFVARLAAAVAPGGTLLVVGHDHADTHSAAHAPQAASIGLDAVVGSLPEAQWKVVVAESRTREVHHESQQLIIHDFVVRAHRTPSP
- a CDS encoding XRE family transcriptional regulator yields the protein MVGVSGVELSDVVRQRIRGLRQARGWSLDSLAARCHLSPSTLSRIETGHRRIDLDQLVALARALDTTIDQLVEPVDDADVIIRPMKHQEPGLATWVLSRGSSQPGGSMVAKMRITPERRTGPGHLSVHPGREWFFVLSGTALLHLGERQIPVGQGNAAEFSTMIPHSIGAVNGPVEILTIFDQDGERAHAQSSGDAPTS
- a CDS encoding DUF559 domain-containing protein, translated to MSRPATVPRELSFEPFSGSRAIAAGLITRRMLNGPHWRRILPDVYVHEGSYRPEDHRMWCVAAAARLPPGAAIHELSAAFLWGIDLLPLRGPRQTVVPVHVALPKTARPDPHPRIRYASRTLTPDDITSLSGLPLTTEVRTAFDLGRSLPRAAALGALDAFLQRRLVTRNSLAAYIDTRSGLRGLLQVRDLLALAEPLSESPMESRLRLLLHDAGLPKPTPQYRVKAPSAGKGRFVARVDLAYPQWRIAIEYEGDHHRERAAFRKDVYRFNALREAGWIALRFTADDVLRRKEQVTQKVRRAIADRAT
- a CDS encoding helix-turn-helix transcriptional regulator; this encodes MTKPTPSTIAIRGLAGELRTLRQGRKLSVRGVAARLGWPASKLSRMETGRQGSKLEDVASLLVIYGVTGEERQRLLAMSERSEPGWWEVLGGLPVESRTLIQLEAEASAIVDFEPLLVPGLLQTPDYTRAVLQGCGVPEADAQTRVTARLGRQAILARSEPPALHAILDESALRRPLGGPWVMGRQLRHLVDAADRPNVTLQVVPWSVGGYTGLDGAFAILDFPRNRTVVHLEHKISGLFLEEPEQVSFFREELDRLLTVALSPAESIDLVARLAGEHERERGEDGRSRTA
- a CDS encoding YnfA family protein, whose protein sequence is MTVTRSLVLFVLAALAEIGGAWLIWQGWREHRGLLWIAAGVMALGLYGFAASLQPDPHFGRILAAYGGVFVAGSLVWGVVVDRFRPDRWDITGAAICLIGVAVIMYAPRG
- a CDS encoding class I SAM-dependent methyltransferase, translating into MTSSDLWGEQAAQAYDKGSAEMFAPHVLAPTVKFLAQLAGAGPALEFAIGTGRVAIPLSAKGIPVSGIELSQPMVDQLRRKVPLADDLPVVVGDMATATAPGRFSLVYVVYNSIGNLRTQDEQVECFRNAARHLSPGGRFVVELWVPGIRRFPPGQSAVPFEVTDRHVGFDTYDMVTQQGTSHHYRRRDDGSASYGASNFRYIWPAECDLMARLAGLELEQRVADWDGSPFTSDSEKHVSVWRMPSTGPGSETDER